The following proteins are encoded in a genomic region of Bernardetia sp. MNP-M8:
- a CDS encoding MotA/TolQ/ExbB proton channel family protein — protein sequence MNIPLILLQATIETPPPASVNYLEVFMTGGIVSYTLIALSILLFYFFLERVWTFFKLTRENPKDLLDRIKQLLISRGMDSAQEALRKSSSSYSIILRESLEIMTYVKSDQLKERIDEVAQRELTKLERKVGYISLVAGAAPMVGFLGTVVGMIQAFSELANQDGATSAKVLAEGIYQAMGTTMGGLVVGLFAYIMYNYLIAKIHKVTGRMNTLIHDFILMLQQRS from the coding sequence GTGAATATTCCCCTTATTCTACTTCAAGCTACTATAGAAACTCCTCCTCCTGCAAGCGTAAATTACTTAGAAGTGTTTATGACAGGTGGAATTGTTAGTTATACCCTTATTGCTCTTTCTATTTTATTATTCTACTTTTTCTTAGAAAGAGTATGGACATTTTTTAAGCTCACTAGAGAGAATCCAAAAGATTTGTTAGACCGTATTAAACAACTGCTTATTAGTAGAGGAATGGATAGTGCACAAGAAGCATTACGTAAATCTTCTTCGTCTTATTCTATTATTTTGAGAGAAAGTCTTGAAATAATGACTTATGTAAAGTCAGACCAACTCAAAGAACGTATAGATGAAGTAGCTCAACGAGAACTTACCAAACTAGAAAGAAAAGTAGGTTATATTTCCTTGGTGGCAGGTGCTGCGCCAATGGTAGGCTTTTTGGGTACAGTTGTCGGAATGATTCAGGCCTTTTCAGAGCTTGCTAATCAAGATGGTGCCACAAGTGCAAAAGTTTTGGCAGAAGGAATCTATCAAGCAATGGGAACTACAATGGGTGGACTTGTAGTAGGTCTTTTTGCCTATATTATGTATAATTATTTAATAGCAAAAATTCATAAAGTAACGGGTAGGATGAATACACTCATTCATGATTTTATATTGATGTTGCAACAGAGAAGCTAA
- a CDS encoding UDP-glucuronic acid decarboxylase family protein, giving the protein MKKILIAGAAGFLGSHLCDRFIAEGYYVIGMDNLLTGNIKNIEHLFELPNFKFYHHDITTFVHVPDDLDYILHFASPASPIDYLKMPIQTLKVGALGTHNLLGLAKAKKARILVASTSEIYGDPEVHPQTEEYWGNVNSVGPRGVYDEAKRFLESITMAYHNAHAVETRMIRIFNTYGPRMRLDDGRVLPTFMRQAIEGEDLTIFGDGSQTRSFCYVDDLVEGIYQLLLSDYHLPMNIGNPSEISMSDFAEEIIKLTGTSQKVVYQDLPVDDPKQRCPDITKAKNILGWTPKIDRAEGLKRTYKFFKEILDKKAADNSVKA; this is encoded by the coding sequence ATGAAAAAAATACTTATTGCAGGTGCAGCAGGTTTCTTGGGTTCTCATCTTTGCGACCGTTTTATTGCAGAAGGTTATTATGTTATCGGAATGGATAACCTTTTGACAGGAAATATCAAAAATATCGAACATCTTTTTGAGCTTCCTAATTTCAAATTTTATCATCACGACATTACTACTTTTGTACATGTTCCTGATGATTTAGATTATATTTTACATTTTGCTTCTCCAGCTTCTCCAATTGATTATCTCAAAATGCCTATTCAAACTTTAAAGGTTGGTGCATTGGGGACACATAATTTATTAGGACTTGCTAAAGCAAAAAAAGCTAGAATTTTGGTGGCTTCTACTTCAGAAATCTATGGCGACCCAGAAGTACACCCTCAAACAGAAGAATATTGGGGAAATGTAAATTCTGTTGGTCCTCGTGGAGTGTATGATGAAGCAAAACGCTTTTTAGAATCAATTACAATGGCATACCACAATGCACACGCAGTAGAAACTCGTATGATTCGTATTTTTAATACGTATGGCCCTCGTATGCGATTGGATGATGGACGTGTTTTGCCTACTTTTATGCGCCAAGCCATTGAAGGAGAAGATTTAACAATTTTTGGAGATGGTTCTCAAACTCGTTCTTTTTGTTATGTAGATGATTTGGTAGAAGGAATTTATCAACTTCTTTTGAGTGATTATCATTTGCCAATGAATATCGGAAACCCAAGCGAAATTTCTATGTCTGATTTTGCAGAAGAGATTATCAAACTTACAGGAACTTCTCAAAAAGTAGTTTATCAAGACCTTCCAGTAGACGACCCAAAACAGCGTTGTCCAGATATTACAAAAGCTAAAAATATCTTAGGTTGGACTCCAAAAATTGACCGTGCAGAAGGACTTAAAAGAACCTATAAATTCTTTAAAGAAATTTTAGATAAAAAAGCTGCTGATAATTCAGTAAAAGCATAA
- a CDS encoding PhoH family protein, which produces MVEKIIPLKDISLVDFLGVENRNIKEISLSFPNSKIVARGNELRIQGNRPELLHINEIINLLLEHYNRYGSVSVEDVRSYIEQDADMISQARQKDENLVYGIQGTPIRAKTPNQRELVEAASHNDVVFALGPAGTGKTYIAVALAVRALKNKQVKKIIITRPAVEAGESLGFLPGDMKEKIDPYLRPIYDALADMIAPEKLKFYQDTNVIEIAPIAYMRGRTLSNAFVLLDEAQNTTTMQLKMFLTRLGLDSKMIITGDMTQVDLPRNVTSGLAQTVKILRDIDGVAVVELSGKDVVRHKLVRHIISAYESLEDQIAQKSEERREAIIKESRESRAKKQEGRENAFDKLKRQDNSEEE; this is translated from the coding sequence TTGGTAGAAAAAATAATACCTTTAAAAGATATTTCTTTAGTCGATTTTTTGGGTGTAGAAAACAGAAATATCAAAGAAATATCACTCTCTTTTCCCAATAGTAAGATAGTGGCTCGTGGAAACGAACTTCGCATACAAGGTAATCGCCCCGAACTTTTGCATATTAACGAAATTATAAATCTTCTCTTGGAGCATTATAATCGTTATGGTTCTGTTTCTGTTGAAGATGTAAGAAGTTATATTGAGCAAGATGCTGATATGATTTCACAAGCACGCCAAAAAGATGAAAACTTAGTTTATGGTATACAGGGAACACCAATTAGAGCAAAAACACCCAATCAAAGAGAGCTTGTAGAAGCTGCATCACATAATGATGTCGTTTTTGCACTTGGTCCAGCAGGAACAGGAAAAACCTATATTGCTGTGGCTTTGGCTGTTCGGGCTTTAAAAAACAAACAGGTCAAGAAAATAATTATTACTCGTCCTGCCGTTGAAGCTGGTGAAAGTCTAGGCTTTTTACCTGGGGATATGAAGGAAAAAATTGACCCTTATTTGCGTCCTATTTATGATGCTTTGGCTGATATGATTGCGCCTGAAAAGCTCAAATTTTATCAGGATACAAATGTTATTGAAATTGCTCCAATTGCTTATATGCGTGGTCGTACACTTTCAAATGCCTTTGTACTTCTAGATGAAGCACAAAATACGACAACAATGCAGCTCAAAATGTTTCTTACTCGTTTGGGATTAGATTCAAAGATGATAATTACAGGGGATATGACACAGGTAGATTTACCTAGAAATGTTACTTCTGGACTTGCACAGACTGTCAAAATTCTTAGAGATATTGATGGAGTTGCAGTAGTGGAGCTTTCAGGAAAAGATGTGGTGCGTCATAAACTTGTGCGTCATATTATTAGTGCTTACGAATCTTTGGAAGACCAAATAGCACAAAAATCGGAAGAACGAAGAGAAGCAATTATCAAAGAAAGTAGAGAGAGCAGAGCCAAAAAACAAGAGGGAAGAGAAAATGCTTTTGATAAATTAAAACGTCAGGATAACTCAGAAGAAGAGTAA
- a CDS encoding biopolymer transporter ExbD, whose protein sequence is MPKSQLKFDPSFNMSSMTDIVFLLLIFFMLTSNFVTPSAVEVNVPTSNSGGAVMPKLTITISEEGKFYVNKQEVAIEQMKDELKSILPNTGDKEVVLHAENTTPIQKIIQVMDIGHELGIKVQLAVEKE, encoded by the coding sequence ATGCCAAAATCTCAACTTAAATTTGATCCTAGCTTTAATATGTCTTCTATGACAGACATTGTATTTCTGTTATTGATTTTTTTTATGCTGACTTCTAATTTTGTAACGCCTTCAGCAGTAGAAGTAAATGTTCCGACAAGTAATTCAGGTGGTGCAGTAATGCCAAAACTTACAATTACTATTTCAGAAGAAGGAAAATTTTATGTCAATAAACAAGAAGTAGCTATCGAACAAATGAAGGATGAACTCAAATCTATTCTTCCAAATACAGGTGATAAAGAAGTTGTTCTACACGCTGAAAATACTACTCCAATTCAAAAAATTATTCAAGTTATGGATATCGGACACGAATTAGGAATAAAAGTGCAGTTAGCTGTTGAAAAAGAATAA
- a CDS encoding DUF952 domain-containing protein encodes MAIPPNYINESKHLMRVRPEQLDILWKQGWRHFGTHFYRYSWALYDDVLCMVVPLRVELEGYKHSKRFKKILSKNKHFRTVIEPIALTTEHHVLFNKHKQKFSHTIPQDIYVFLSRQPDKIPNPTYQINVYDTEKEGKTSPTDKGRGKLIACSFFDIGEEAISSVYGMYDPDYYSNSLGTYTMLMEIEYAKEHQKSYYYHGYSYDLPSMYDYKKHFPNIQAYDWERWQEPKNIFTNPLPKRFYHLVKLSDWDLDHYQDTQIRPPGEFIHCSYAEQVARSANKYFSEEESVLVLHIAPERVHSLIKDEYAPDGLLFPHIYGYIPRMAIFRMSEISKNKNGVFEFDKTIDDEFYE; translated from the coding sequence ATGGCAATACCTCCTAATTATATTAATGAAAGTAAACACTTGATGCGTGTTCGTCCAGAACAGTTAGATATACTGTGGAAACAAGGATGGCGACATTTTGGAACGCATTTTTATAGATACAGTTGGGCATTGTATGATGATGTGCTTTGTATGGTTGTTCCTTTGCGTGTGGAGTTAGAAGGATATAAGCATAGCAAACGTTTCAAGAAAATTCTATCCAAAAATAAGCATTTCAGAACTGTCATTGAACCAATTGCACTTACGACAGAGCATCATGTTCTTTTTAATAAACACAAACAGAAATTCTCACATACTATTCCACAAGATATTTATGTTTTTCTGTCTCGCCAACCAGACAAAATTCCTAATCCGACCTATCAGATAAATGTTTATGATACAGAAAAGGAAGGAAAAACAAGTCCAACTGACAAAGGAAGAGGAAAATTAATTGCTTGTAGTTTCTTTGATATTGGAGAGGAAGCTATTTCGTCGGTTTATGGAATGTACGACCCAGATTATTATAGCAATAGCTTAGGAACTTATACAATGTTGATGGAAATAGAATATGCTAAAGAACATCAAAAAAGCTATTATTACCATGGATATAGCTATGATTTGCCTTCTATGTATGATTACAAAAAACATTTTCCTAACATTCAAGCATACGATTGGGAACGCTGGCAAGAACCTAAAAATATATTTACAAATCCACTTCCAAAGCGTTTTTATCATTTAGTAAAACTCTCAGATTGGGATTTAGACCATTATCAGGATACACAGATTCGTCCTCCAGGAGAGTTTATTCATTGTTCGTATGCTGAACAGGTAGCACGTTCTGCCAATAAATATTTTTCAGAGGAAGAATCGGTTTTGGTTTTGCATATTGCGCCTGAGCGTGTTCATTCGCTGATAAAAGATGAGTATGCACCTGATGGATTACTGTTTCCTCATATTTATGGCTATATTCCAAGAATGGCAATTTTTAGAATGAGTGAAATTAGTAAAAATAAAAATGGGGTTTTTGAGTTTGATAAAACGATTGATGATGAATTTTATGAATAG